In the genome of Mixta calida, the window GGTGCTGCTGGCGCCTTCGGCCCACGATAAAGGGCTGGAGCTGACCATCAACGTGCAGGGCGAAGTACCGGACAACGTGATTGGCGATCCGCTGCGCCTGCAACAGATTCTCACCAACCTGATCGGCAACGCGGTGAAGTTCACCGAGCGCGGTAATATCGATATTCGCGTGGAAAAGCGCAGCCTGAGCAACAGCAGCGTCGAGCTGGAAGTGCAGGTGCACGATACCGGCATCGGCATCGCGGAAAAACAGCAGTCGCAGCTGTTTCAGGCGTTCCGCCAGGCGGACGCCAGCATCTCCCGTCGTCACGGCGGCACCGGGCTGGGTCTGGTGATTACGCAAAAACTGGTGAATGAGATGGGCGGCGAAATCGCCTTCCACAGCCGCCTTAATCAGGGATCGACCTTCTGGTTCCACGTCAGTCTGGCGCTGAACCCTAACGCCGCCAGCGATCCGCGCGCGCTGGACGGGCTGCGCGGCAAACGCCTCGCCTACATCGAAGCCAACCCGGCGGCGGCGCAGGCGACGCTGGATATGCTCGGCTCCACGCCGTTGCAGGTCAGCTACAGCCTGACGCTCGAAGGATTGACCTACGCGCGCTACGATATGCTGCTGGTCGGGATACCGATTAGTCAGCGCACCGATAACGTGCTGTCGCAGGCCTATATCAACAGCCTGAAGGCGCGCGCCGACTGCGTGATCGTCGCGCTGCCCAGCCAGATGCAGTTGCAGGCGGAGCTGCTGAAAACGCGCGGCATCGACGCCTGCCTGAGCAAGCCGGTAACGCGCACGCGCCTGCTGCCGATTATGCTCGATTTGCACGCGCGCAAACTCTACGATCTGCCGGTACGCGCTCGTCTGCCGCTGTCGGTGATGGCGGTAGACGACAACCCGGCCAACCTGAAACTGATCGGCGCGCTGCTGGAGGAACAGGTCGAGAATATCGTGCTGTGCGACAGCGGCGAAAAAGCGATTGATCTTGCGCAGCAGCAGTCGCTGGACATTATTCTGATGGATATTCAGATGCCGGAGATCGACGGCATTCGCGCCAGCGAGCTGATCCGCGAAATGCCGCAGCACGCCAACACGCCGATTATCGCCGTCACGGCGCACGCCATCGACGGCGAACGCGAGCACCTGATCAAAGCGGGCATGAACGACTATCTTGCCAAGCCGATCGATGAAGTGAAGCTAAGCCATCTGCTGGCGCGCTATTCGCCCTCGTTGCAACCGCAAGCGCAGGAGACGCCGCTGATTTCTCCGTCTCTCGACTGGCAGCTGGCGCTGCGTCAGGCCGCCAATAAGCCGGAGCTGGCGCGCGATCTGTTGCAGATGCTGCTCGATTTTCTGCCGGAGGTGCGGGAAAAAGTGGAGCAAAGTCTGGCGGACAACCGACAGTACGGGCTGCGCGAGATTATCCATAAGCTGCACGGCAGCGCCAGCTACAGCGGCGTGCCGCGCATGAAACAGCTGTGCCGCCAGATTGAACACAGCCTGCGCATCAGCGGCGATGTGGCGGCGCTGGAGCCGGAGCTGCTGGAACTGCTGGATGAGATGGATAATGTGGCGCAGGAGGCGCGCCACATTTTGAGTCAGTCCTGATTAAACGTCTGACCGACTTTTAAGGCGGCGGCGATATTGCGCGCCGTCATACGCACATTCTGTGCGGCATTATCCAGTGCCTCCTCCAGCGTGCAGATAGAGTAGATCACGCTAAACACCGCGTCGATACCGTGCTGATGCACCACGCCGACATCCGCCGTCAGGCTGCCGGCGATGCCGATCACCGGCTTGTTGTAGCGCTTCGCCACCTTCGCCACGCCAATCGGCACCTTGCCGTGAATGGTCTGGCTGTCGATACGGCCTTCGCCGGTAATCACCAGCGTCGCGTCCTTCACCAGGTCATCGAGGCCCAGCGCCTCGGTGACGATCTCAATGCCGCGCCGCAGCTCCGCCTGGCAGAAAGCGTGCAGCGCCGCGCCCATGCCGCCCGCCGCGCCGCCGCCGGGAATATGCAGCACGTCGATATCAAGATCGCGCTGAATCACCGCCGCATAGTGCGCGAGCGCGGCGTCCAGTTCGGCGACCAGTTCAGGCGTCGCGCCTTTCTGCGGGCCAAAAATCGCCGACGCGCCCTCTTCACCGGTCAGCGGATTGGTAACGTCACAGGCGACTTCAAAACGGCACTGTTGCAGGCGCGCGTCGAGCGCGCTGATATCGATACGCGCCAGCGTCGTCAGCGCGCTGCCGCCGTAACCGATCTGCTCGCCGTGTTGATTAAGCAGCCGTGCGCCCAGCGCCTGCACCATGCCAGCGCCGCCGTCATTGGTCGCGCTGCCGCCGATGCCGATAATAAAGTGCTGCACGCCGCGATCGAGCGCGTTGCGAATCAGCTCACCGGTGCCCCAGGAGGTGGTGACGCGCGGATCGCGCCGCGCGGCAGGCACCAGTTCCAGGCCGCTGGCCGCGGCCATCTCAATAAAGGCGCAGCTCTCATCGCCGGACAGACCATAAAAGGCTTCCACCGGTTCGCCAAGCGGCCCGGTGACGCGTAGCCTGACAATTTTGCCCTGCGTCGCCGCGACCATCGCCTCCACTGTTCCTTCGCCGCCATCCGCAACCGGCAGCTTGACGTATTGCGCGTCAGGAAAGATCGCACGAAAGCCGTTTTCAATCTCCGCTGCGACCTGCAGGGCGGATAAACTCTCTTTATACGAATCCGGTGCAATAACGATTTTCATAAATAGTCCGAGCGCTGTTGAGCTGGCCGCAGCCAGAAAACGAAGCCGGTCAGTCCGACCGGCGACATAACCGGTGCGGCTGGCTAGCGTGAAACTTCAACCTTCGCTAATTTTTCATAATAGCAGGCCAGCGCGCTGTGATCGGCTGTACCCATGCCATCCGCTTTCAGCGCCTGCATCATTTCCATGACGGCGGCGGTGAGCGGCAGCTGCGCGCCGATGCCGTGCGAGGTGTCCAGCGCGTTGCTGAGATCTTTGATATGCAGATCGATGCGGAAGCCCGGTTTAAAGTTACGATCCATCACCATCGGCGCTTTAGCGTCCAGCACCGTGCTGCCCGCGAGCCCGCCGCGAATCGCCTGATAAACCAGATCCGGGTTAACGCCCGCTTTGGTGGCGAGGGTTAACGCTTCGGACATCGCGGCGATATTCAGCGCCACGATTACCTGATTCGCCAGCTTAGTGACGTTGCCCGCGCCGATATCGCCGGTATGCACCACCGAACCCGCCATCGCCTTCATCAGATCGTAATGGGCGTCGAACACCGCTTTATCGCCGCCGACCATCACTGAAAGCGTGCCGTCGATCGCCTTCGGCTCGCCGCCGCTGACCGGCGCATCCAACATTTTGATGCCCTTCTCCGCCAGCGCCTGATGAATTTCCCGGCTCGCCAGCGGCGCGATAGAGCTCATATCAATCAGCACGGCGCCCGCTTTCGCGCCGTCGATAATGCCATTCTCGCCCAGCGCCACCTCTTTTACGTGCGGCGAGTTAGGCAGCATGGTGATGATCACGTCGCACTGCTCCGCCACCTCTTTCGGCGTTTTCGCCGCGGTAGCGCCCAGCTCCACCAGTTCCGCCTCGTTCTGCGGGTTGGAGTCGCGCACCACCAGCGTATAACCCGCTTTCAGCAGGTTTTTACTCATCGGTTTGCCCATGATGCCCAGGCCAATAAATCCTACTTTCATCGTTATTCTCCTGTTAATTTATTTTTTGAAACGATCGCACAGCGCCTGCGTCGCGCTGCGGAAAACGCCAAGATCGCTTCCCACCGCGACAAAGGTCGCGCCCCATTCCAGGTAGCGGCGCGCGTCCGCTTCTACCGGCGCCAGGATGCCGCTCGGTTTGCCGGCCGCTTTCGCGCGGGCGAAAATATGCTGAATCACCTTCAGCACTTCAGGATGGGCAGGCTGTCCCAGATAGCCGAGCGCGGCGGAAAGGTCGCCAGGGCCGACAAAGATGCCGTCTACGCCGTCAACCGCGATAATGCTGTCGAGGTTGTCCACGCCCTGCTGGCTTTCGATCTGCACCAGTACGCTGATGTTGCTGTTGATATCGAGGTTGTAGTCCGGCAGCGTGCCGTACATATTGCTGCGGTGCGACACCGACACGCCGCGAATGCCGGCGGGCGGATAGCGCGTCGAGGCGACCGCCAGGCGCGCTTCCTCTTCGCTTTCGACAAACGGGATCAGGAAGTTATAGAAGCCGATATCCAGCAGGCGCTTGATGATCACCGGCTCGTTGCAGGGCGGACGCACCACGGCGGCGCTTGGGCTGCCTTTCAGCGCCATCAGCTGCGGCACGAAAGTGGTGATATCGTTCGGCGCATGCTCGCCATCCAGCACCAGCCAGTCAAACCCGGCCAGCCCCAGAACTTCGGTAGTGATGGGGTTGGCCAGCGAACACCAGCTGCCAATCAGGGTTTCACCGCTCAGCAGGCGCTGACGAAAACGGTTGGGATAGCTCATTCTGTTTCCTCCTGGCCAGGCGCTGGCGACAACGGTTGGGACAGTTCATTCTGTTTCCTCCGGGTCAGGCGCTGACGAAAACGGTTGGGATAGCTCATTCTGTTTCCTCCTGGTCAGGCGCTTAGCGCACCAGGCAGGGCCGCTTATTATTGAAAGTCCAGTTGGGGATCAGATACTGCATCGCCTGCGCGTCGTCACGCGCGCCCAGTCCATGCTTCTGATAAAGTTCGTTCGCCTTCATCACCTGGTCCATATCCAGCTCCACGCCGAGGCCCGGCGTCTGCGGCACCTGCACCAGACCGCCCTTGATCTCCAGCGGCTGTTTAGTGAGGCGCTGATTGCCCTCCTGCCAGATCCAGTGGGTATCGATAGCGGTGATAGCGCCGGGCGCGGCGGCGGCGACGTGAGTAAACATCGCCAGCGAAATATCGAAGTGGTTATTGGAGTGGGAGCCCCAGGTCAGACCGAACTCATGGCACATCTGCGCGACGCGCACCGATCCCTGCATGGTCCAGAAGTGCGGATCGGCCAGCGGGATGTCCACCGACTGTAGCGAAAGGGTGTGGCCCATCTGGCGCCAGTCGGTGGCGATCATATTGGTGGCGGTCGGCAATCCGGTGGCGCGGCGGAATTCCGCCATCACCTCACGGCCGGAATAGCCCTGCTCCGCACCGCACGGATCTTCCGCATAGGCCAGCACGTTGCGCAGCTGTTTGCCCAGCCGGATCGACTCCTCCAGCGACCAGGCGCCGTTAGGATCGAGCGTGATGCGCGCCTCCGGGAAGCGTTTCGCCAGCGCGGTGACCGCTTCCGCCTCTTCGCTGCCCGCCAGCACGCCGCCCTTCAGTTTAAAATCGTTGAAGCCATACTTTTCATAAGCCGCTTCCGCCAGGCGCACCACGGTTTCCGGCGTCAGCGCCTCTTCATGGCGCAGGCGGTACCAGTCGCAGCGGGCGTCCGGCTCGCTCTGATAGGGCAACGAGGTTTTGCGGCGATCGCCGACGTAGAACAGGTAACCCAGCATTTCGACCTGATTGCGCTGCTGCCCTTCGCCCAACAGACTGGCGACATTCACGCCGAGGAACTGGCCGAGCAGGTCAAGCAGCGCCGCTTCGATGCCGGTAACCACATGGATAGTGGTGCGCAGGTCGAACGTCTGGGTGCCGCGACCGCCGGCGTCGCGGTCGGCAAACGTGGTGCGCACCTGGTTGAGCAGGTTTTTATACTCGCCCAGCGTATGACCGATAATCAGCGCCGCCGCCTCCTCCAGCGTCTGACGGATTTTTTCGCCGCCCGGAATTTCGCCGACGCCGGTATGTCCCGCGTTATCTTTGATAATCACAATATTGCGGGTGAAAAAAGGCGCGTGCGCGCCGCTCAGGTTGAGCAGCATGCTGTCGTAACCGGCGACCGGGATGACCTGCATCGCGGTAATTTTCGGCGTGGCGTTCTGTTGGCTCATGGTCAGATTCCTTATGCTTACCTGCGCCCGAACACCGGGCGCTTGCGATCGAATGTCCAGCCGGGGATCAGATACTGCATGGCGGTGGCGTCATTGCGTGCGCCGCCCGGCAAGGTTTTATAGAGTTCATGCGCCTGTTGCAGGCGCGCCCAGTCAAGCTCGATGCCGAGACCGGGCTTGTCCGGCACGGCGATCTTGCCCTGACGGATCTGCAACGGCTCCCTGGTGAGGCGCTGATCGCCCTCCTGCCAGATCCAGTGGGTGTCGATGGCGGTCGGTTTGCCCGGCGCGGCGGCGCCGACGTGGGTAAACATCGCCAGCGAAATATCGAAATGGTTATTAGAGTGGCAGCCCCAGGTGAGACCCCAGTCATCGCACAGCTGAGCGACGCGCACCGCGCCGCTCAGCGTCCAGAAGTGCGGATCGGCCAGCGGGATATCGACGGCGTTCAGCATTACTGCATGCTGCATCTCACGCCAGTTGGTGGCGATCATATTGGTCGCCACCGGCAGTCCGGTGGCGCGGCGAAACTCCGCCATCACCTCACGGCCGGAGTAGCCCTGCTCCGCGCCGCAGGGGTCTTCGGCGTAGGTCAACACATCCTGCATTCCTTTGCAGAGCGCGATCGCTTCGTCCAGCAGCCAGGCGCCGTTGGGATCGACGGTGATGCGCGCGTCGGGAAAACGCTTTTTCAACGCGCACGCGGTGTCGATCTCATCTTCGCCCGGCAGAACGCCGCCTTTCAGCTTGAAATCTTTAAAGCCGTAGCGATCCTGCGCCGCTTCCGCCAGCCGTACCACCGCGTCGCTGTCCAGCGCCTGCTGATGGCGCAGACGATACCAGTCATGGCTCGCCCCGTCGCCGCTGAGATAAGGCAGATCGGTTTTTTGACGATCGCCGATATAGAACAGGTAGCCTAAAACCGTCACCTCGTCGCGCTGCTGGCCGGGGCCGAGCAGCTCCGCCACCGGCACGCCGAGAAACTGGCCGAGCAGATCGAGCAACGCCGATTCCAGCGCCGCCACCGCGTTGATGCGCAGCTCAAAGGTCCAGGCGCCCTTGCCGAACGTATCGAAATCAGCGTGCTGATTGCCCTTATGCACCTGCTGCACCAGCCGGTTCATGCGCGCCACTTCATGCCCCACCACCTGCGGAATGGCGGCGGTCAGCGTCTGATAAATGGTTTCGCCGCCCGGCGCTTCGCCAAGGCCGGTATGGCCGGCGCTGTCGGTCAGCACCACGATATTGCGGGTGAAGAAGGCGCTGTGCGCGCCGCCGATATTCAGCAGCATGCTGTCGTAACCGGCGACCGGCACCACCTTCATATCGGTAATCACGGGCGTATAGGTGTTCATCACCGCTCCTTACGTTGTCTTTTTCAGTTCGATGCGTTTGATGTCGCCCACCAGCACCAGGTAGCTCAGCACCGCCACCAGCGCATGAATGCCGACATAGATCAGCGCGCCGTTGTAGGAGCCGGTCACCGCGATGATGTAGCCGATAGCGATTGGCGTAACGATGCCGGAGATATTGCCGAACATATTGAACAGACCGCCGCTAAGGCCACTGATCTCTTTCGGCGCCGTATCCGCCATCACCGCCCAGCCCAGCGCGCCGATGCCTTTGCCAAAGAACGCGGTCGCCATAAAGAACACCACCACCCATTCGGTTTCGACATAGTTACAGGTCACCATCGAGATGGAGAGCAACATCCCCAGTACGATAGGCGTCTTGCGGGCAATATTCAGCGAGCCGGTTTTACGCATCAGCCAGTCGGAGATGACGCCGCCCAGCACGCCGCCAAGGAAGCCGCAGATCGCCGGGATAGAGGCGATAAAGCCCGCTTTCAGAATCGACATGCCGCGCGCCTGCACCAGGTAAACCGGGAACCAGGTAATAAAGAAGTAGGTCAACGCATTGATACAGTACTGGCCGAGATAGATGCCGAGCATCATGCGCGAGGTGATCAGCTGACGAATCTGGCCCCACTTCTCGCGCCCGCTGACTTTCTCCTGCGCCTTTTTCGCATCCATATTGATCAGCGCGCCGCCCTGCTCCATATACTCCAGCTCGGCGCGGTTGACGCCCGGATGGTCGTTAGGATCGTGGATCACCTTCAGCCAGACGAAGCTGAGGATGATCCCCAGGCCGCCCATAAACCAGAAGACGTGCGCCCAGCCCACCTGCGCGGTCAGCCAGCCCATAATGGGCGCGAAGATCACGGTGGCGAAATATTGCGCCGAGTTGAATATCGCCACGGCGGTGCCGCGCTCCTGCGCCGGGAACCAGGCGGCGACGATACGGCTGTTGCCGGGGAAAGAAGGCGCCTCCGCCAGCCCCACCAGAAAACGCAGCATGAACAGCGCGACGATAACGGTAAAGCCTTCGAAGAGGTCGACGAAGCCCTGCAACAGGGTAAACAGCGACCAGATGAAGATGCTCCAGAAATAGACGCGCTTCGAGCCGAAACGGTCGAGCAGCCAGCCGCCGGGGATCTGGCCAATCACGTAAGCCCATGAGAAGGCGGAGAAGATATAGCCCATGCCGACCGGATCGAGCCCAATATCTTTCGCCATCGACGAGCCGGCGATCGAGAGGGTGGCGCGGTCGCCATAGTTAAACGAAGTGACGATAAACAGCATCACTACGATCCAGTATCGCGCGTTAGTTCTTTTTTCTACGGAACTTTCCGCCTGGCTGTATGAATTCATGATGCACTCCTGAAATATAGCGGTACGCTACTTTCCACTCTGACTGCATACACATCGCGTTGGGTATCAGAATGAGGTTGGGTTAAACATGGCGATTATTATTCATTAGCAAAAACATTTATTACGCAGCGCGGCTGCTTCACCTGTCGTCAAACTTGAGCAAAAAGTATATGGAGCGCATCGGCGCAATTCACTGGAAGAAAGCCCTATATTATGTGTCGCTAAGCGCTTAATTTATGGCGATTGCACAACCTGCTGCGGCATCGCTCACGGAATCGTTTTTTTCAGGCCGTCACGCAGCACACCGCGCCGCTCAGGGATCGGCTTTGTGAGCCTCTTCACTTGCACTTGTTCCAACGCCTGAAAATCGCCTGAATCAAAAGGATAAAATCGGACATCTGCATAATGCCGCCGCGATTGCCCCTCCTTATACTCTCTACAGCAAAAACAGAAGACGCGTTTCACCTGCGCCATCCCCTTTTCCACTCTTTTCCGTTTACTGGAAGCCGATGCAATGAAAACGATTCGTGAAGAGACACCGCGATATATTCGCGTACACGAAGCCGATAATGTCGCTATCGTGGTGAATGACAATGGCCTGACTGCGGGATCGGTTTTTCCCTGCGGGCTGCGGCTGATCGAGCATATTCCTCAGGGGCATAAAGTGGCGCTGGCGCCCATTGCGCGCGGCGAGGCGATCCGCCGCTACGGCGAGGTGATTGGCTATGCCCTGCGTGATATTCCTCAGGGCAGCTGGGTTGAGGAGTCGCTGGTGGCGCTGCCTGAGGCGCCGCCGCTGGAGAGCCTACCGCTGGCGACGCGCGTGCCGGAAACGCTGCCGCCGCTGGAAGGCTACACCTTTGAAGGCTACCGCAACGCCGACGGCAGCGTCGGCACGCGCAACCTGCTGGGTATCACCACCAGCGTTCATTGCGTGGCGGGCGTGGTGGATTACGTGGTCAACATTATCGAGCGCGAACTGCTGCCGCGTTACCCTAACGTCGACGGCGTGGTGGCGCTGAATCATCTCTACGGCTGCGGCGTGGCGATCAACGCGCCGGCGGCGGTGGTGCCGATCCGCACTATTCATAACCTGGCGCTGAACGCCAATTTCGGCGGCGAAGTGATGGTGGTTAGTCTCGGCTGTGAAAAACTCCAGCCGGAGCGGCTGCTGGCCGCCAACGGCGACGACGTGCAGGCGATCGCCATCGGCGATGAGGATATTGTGCGTTTGCAGGATGAGCGTCATGTCGGCTTTGAGGCGATGGTGCAGGAAATTCTGCGCGTGGCGGACCGCCATTTGCAGCGCCTTAACCAGCGTCAGCGGGAAACCTGCCCCGCCTCCGACCTGATTGTCGGCATGCAGTGCGGCGGCAGTGACGCCTTTTCCGGCGTTACGGCTAACCCGGCGGTCGGCTTCGCCTCCGATCTGCTGGTGCGCTGCGGCGCGACGGTGATGTTTTCCGAAGTGACCGAGGTGCGCGACGCGATTCACCTGCTGACGCCGCGCGTGGTGGACGAAGCGACGGGAAAACGTCTGCTGGAGGAGATGGCCTGGTATGACGACTACCTGAGCCAGGGCCAGACTGACCGCAGCGCTAACCCTTCGCCGGGCAATAAAAAAGGCGGGCTGGCGAACGTAGTGGAAAAAGCGCTCGGCTCCATCGCCAAGTCAGGGCGCAGCGCCATCGTCGAGGTGCTCTCGCCCGGACAGCGCCCTACCAGGCGCGGGTTAATCTATGCGGCGACGCCCGCCAGCGATTTCGTCTGCGGCACACAGCAGATGGCGTCCGGCATCACCTTACAGGTCTTTACCACCGGACGCGGCACGCCTTATGGCCTGGCGGCGATTCCGGTGATCAAAATGGCGACGCGCACCGCGCTGGCGACACGCTGGCACGATCTAATGGATATCAATGCGGGAACCATTGCGACGGGAGAAGAGACCATTGAGCAGGTGGGCTGGCGGCTGTTTGAACTGATTCTGGATATCGCCAGCGGCCGCCAGCAAACCTGGTCTGACCGCTGGGGCATTCGCAACGCGCTGGCGGTCTTTAATCCGGCGCCGGTCACCTGACGCCGGACTTTACTGCGTTACCGTGGCGCTACAGCAGTTTGCCCCAGTTTTCCACCCAGGGTGTGCTGACGCTTTCCGGCTCCGGTGATTCCATAGCGTCTACCAGCAACACCTCGCCGACGCGCGTTGCGCCCTGCTCCTGCAACTGCGCGTCGAACGTTTTTCCGGCGCCGCAGAAGTTTTCATAGCTACTGTCGCCCAGCGCAATAACGCCGTAGCGCAGCTGAGGCTGATGGCCCAGCTTATCTTTAACGTCGTGATACAGCCCGGCGATGCTGTCTGGAAAGTCGCCGTGACCGGTGGTCGAGGTGACGACCAGCGCCACTTTATCGCTGTACTGCTGCCAGTCGCTGAGGCGCGGATCTTCAAAAATCTTTACCTCATGCCCCTGCGCCTGCAGAACAGGCTCAGCCTCTTCCGCCACCAGCAATGCGTTGCCGTAAACCGTGCCGACGAAAATACCAATCTGCGCCATAAACTTCTCCCTTATTGTGGTGCCTTATCCTGACCTGGCTGCGGGTCAAACTCAACCCTGGGAAGATCGGGGAGAAGGTGCTGCCAGCCAAACTGCTGCATCATGCGCTGCCAGTACCGATCGAGCCCGGCGCGAATCAACAGCGGCTCGCCCGTGACCGGATGGTTCAGCGCCAGGCTGCTGGCGTGCAGCATTAAACGTTCGCAGCCGAAATGCTGCGCCGCGCCGCGGTTTTGCCGCAGATCGCCATGCGTGGTGTCGCCGATGATCGGATGGCGCAGATGGGCGAGATGACGACGCAGCTGATGCTTGCGTCCGGTTGCCGGTTGCAGTTCGATCAGGCTGTAGCGCGCAGTAGGGTAGCGGCCGATGGCGACCGGCTGCTCGGTGATCGCCAGCCCCTGCCAGTCGGTCACAGCAGGCTGCGGCCCTTTATCCGGCGAGGCGTATTTATCGGCGATCTTATCCAGCTCCTCGGTCAGCGGATAGTCAAGGCGGTCCGCGCCCTCCAGCCAGCCGCGCACAACGGCGTGGTAGGTTTTGCTCATCTGATGCAGTTCAAACTGCTGCGACAGCAGGCGTCCCACCTCGCTGGAAAGCCCCATCAGCAATACGCCGGAAGTGGGCCTGTCAAGGCGATGCGCGGTAAAAACGTGTTGTCCGATCTGGTCGCGCACCGTCTGCATCACCACCACTTTTTCTTTGCGATCCAGCCAGCTGCGATGCACCAGCCAGCCAGCCGGTTTGTTGACCGCCACCAGCCATTGATCCTGATAGATAATTTCCAGCATCAGCGGCCTGCAGCGACAAACAGCGCATCAAGCGCGTTAAGGTGGGTCAGCAGCGCGCTGCGTCCTGGCGTATCCGCCTCAAGCGCCACTTCATAGTAGGGGGCGATAGCGAAATTTTGCGGAAGCTGAGCGCCCACATCCAGCAACGCGTGCATACGCGGAATCAGCACCCACTGTAGCCACTCCAGCGGCTGCATCGTATCGAGGAAAAAAGGCTGCGTACTGTCGAATGCCGCCGTATCGGGCGCTTCGCTGCGCCACAGCGCATGCTTTTTAAGCAAGGCTTCAACCGCCAGCAACCCCTGGCGAACCTGGTGTTCTCGGTGCATGGGCATCCTCACAACGGGTGAAATTTTAAGGGCGGCAAGCATAGCATTCGCGGAGGCGGGGGAAAACGCGCGGCATAAAAAAAGGGGGCACTGTTATACAGTGCCCCCGGTTCGTTTGCAGCTATCCGGCTACTTCAACGCTCCCTGCTCGTCCTTGAAAACTTTTCCCTGCTGTCTTCCTGACATTCTCGCCTTCCTGACGATTTTCCTTTAGCGTCCTGGCCCGCCAGTCATCCTGTCTGGCTCTCATTCTCCTTCCTGGAGGTGTCCCTTTATTCCATCCTGGAACTTTTTGCTTCATCCTGAAGCAATCCTGTTTGCGCCTCTTCCTGTGCGCGAAACATCATCCTGATGAACGTCTTCCTGACGTTATCCATTCCCCGGCTTCCCTTTCCGATATTGAGCAGTTTGCCTGACTCAGCGAAGGAAACAAGCTACCTTTTCCTTTAACTGTTAAGCCTGGCGTAAATCTTAAAACCCTTTCATCACTAAGTTTATGATTTACATTATCTTCACAAAAAAGACTTCTTTTTTTCTGCGTATTATCCTGGCGATCTCTCACAGACAATGTGAGATATATCTTACATCGCAGCGGGACAATCTCTTAAGCGTTAACTAACCGGTTGTAAAATATTAAGAAATGTCTGTATATCGGGCGCGAGCACCTTGCGTTGCGGCGTACCCAGCTTTTCCAGCACCACTTCGCCACTCAGATTGCACAGCGAAACCACATCCAGATCAGAATCGGTCGTTGCGATAAACAGGGTCGGAGTTTGTTTTAAACGCCTTTTCATTACCAGGTGCCCGATCAGGTTTTCCTGTACGCGCACAAAGTCATCTTCGCTCCATACCTGCAGCAGCGTAATGGATTGTCTATCGAACATGGCCTGCATATCGCCTGCATATTGCGTAGTATAATAACCCACCGCCGCGGGCTGCAGCTGAAGATCCAGCGCCCTTTCCACCGCCGCCAGATGGGGCTCTGCGTCGAAGGGCCGCGGCTGCCATAATACGACATCGTTGCGGCTTTCCACTACGCAGGGCGACGGGATGCCGTAGAGATCGGCGCTGGCGGGCAGATGTCCATGCTGGTGCTGCCATTGCTCACAGTAACGCTGCGTGAAGCCCCTTAACGCGGTGGCGATATGATCATTCATTTTTATTTACTCCAGGCTGCCTGAGTTACACTACAGCCTTTATTTATTGTTTCTTTATCACAGAAAAGACGTTGCTCGCCTTTCCGGGCGGGTCTGAGGTTATGTTATGTCTTCTTATGAACATCATCAGGCGCTTGCCGGCCTGACGCTGGGCAAGCCCACCGCCTACCAGGATCG includes:
- the gudD gene encoding glucarate dehydratase, whose amino-acid sequence is MSQQNATPKITAMQVIPVAGYDSMLLNLSGAHAPFFTRNIVIIKDNAGHTGVGEIPGGEKIRQTLEEAAALIIGHTLGEYKNLLNQVRTTFADRDAGGRGTQTFDLRTTIHVVTGIEAALLDLLGQFLGVNVASLLGEGQQRNQVEMLGYLFYVGDRRKTSLPYQSEPDARCDWYRLRHEEALTPETVVRLAEAAYEKYGFNDFKLKGGVLAGSEEAEAVTALAKRFPEARITLDPNGAWSLEESIRLGKQLRNVLAYAEDPCGAEQGYSGREVMAEFRRATGLPTATNMIATDWRQMGHTLSLQSVDIPLADPHFWTMQGSVRVAQMCHEFGLTWGSHSNNHFDISLAMFTHVAAAAPGAITAIDTHWIWQEGNQRLTKQPLEIKGGLVQVPQTPGLGVELDMDQVMKANELYQKHGLGARDDAQAMQYLIPNWTFNNKRPCLVR
- a CDS encoding enolase C-terminal domain-like protein; translation: MNTYTPVITDMKVVPVAGYDSMLLNIGGAHSAFFTRNIVVLTDSAGHTGLGEAPGGETIYQTLTAAIPQVVGHEVARMNRLVQQVHKGNQHADFDTFGKGAWTFELRINAVAALESALLDLLGQFLGVPVAELLGPGQQRDEVTVLGYLFYIGDRQKTDLPYLSGDGASHDWYRLRHQQALDSDAVVRLAEAAQDRYGFKDFKLKGGVLPGEDEIDTACALKKRFPDARITVDPNGAWLLDEAIALCKGMQDVLTYAEDPCGAEQGYSGREVMAEFRRATGLPVATNMIATNWREMQHAVMLNAVDIPLADPHFWTLSGAVRVAQLCDDWGLTWGCHSNNHFDISLAMFTHVGAAAPGKPTAIDTHWIWQEGDQRLTREPLQIRQGKIAVPDKPGLGIELDWARLQQAHELYKTLPGGARNDATAMQYLIPGWTFDRKRPVFGRR
- a CDS encoding MFS transporter; this translates as MNSYSQAESSVEKRTNARYWIVVMLFIVTSFNYGDRATLSIAGSSMAKDIGLDPVGMGYIFSAFSWAYVIGQIPGGWLLDRFGSKRVYFWSIFIWSLFTLLQGFVDLFEGFTVIVALFMLRFLVGLAEAPSFPGNSRIVAAWFPAQERGTAVAIFNSAQYFATVIFAPIMGWLTAQVGWAHVFWFMGGLGIILSFVWLKVIHDPNDHPGVNRAELEYMEQGGALINMDAKKAQEKVSGREKWGQIRQLITSRMMLGIYLGQYCINALTYFFITWFPVYLVQARGMSILKAGFIASIPAICGFLGGVLGGVISDWLMRKTGSLNIARKTPIVLGMLLSISMVTCNYVETEWVVVFFMATAFFGKGIGALGWAVMADTAPKEISGLSGGLFNMFGNISGIVTPIAIGYIIAVTGSYNGALIYVGIHALVAVLSYLVLVGDIKRIELKKTT
- the garD gene encoding galactarate dehydratase yields the protein MKTIREETPRYIRVHEADNVAIVVNDNGLTAGSVFPCGLRLIEHIPQGHKVALAPIARGEAIRRYGEVIGYALRDIPQGSWVEESLVALPEAPPLESLPLATRVPETLPPLEGYTFEGYRNADGSVGTRNLLGITTSVHCVAGVVDYVVNIIERELLPRYPNVDGVVALNHLYGCGVAINAPAAVVPIRTIHNLALNANFGGEVMVVSLGCEKLQPERLLAANGDDVQAIAIGDEDIVRLQDERHVGFEAMVQEILRVADRHLQRLNQRQRETCPASDLIVGMQCGGSDAFSGVTANPAVGFASDLLVRCGATVMFSEVTEVRDAIHLLTPRVVDEATGKRLLEEMAWYDDYLSQGQTDRSANPSPGNKKGGLANVVEKALGSIAKSGRSAIVEVLSPGQRPTRRGLIYAATPASDFVCGTQQMASGITLQVFTTGRGTPYGLAAIPVIKMATRTALATRWHDLMDINAGTIATGEETIEQVGWRLFELILDIASGRQQTWSDRWGIRNALAVFNPAPVT
- a CDS encoding flavodoxin, with translation MAQIGIFVGTVYGNALLVAEEAEPVLQAQGHEVKIFEDPRLSDWQQYSDKVALVVTSTTGHGDFPDSIAGLYHDVKDKLGHQPQLRYGVIALGDSSYENFCGAGKTFDAQLQEQGATRVGEVLLVDAMESPEPESVSTPWVENWGKLL